In Carnobacteriaceae bacterium zg-84, the genomic window AATGCATTCCTTTGGAATACTTTCATGCAATGTAGGACTAACAATCGTGACATGTGCCCCTTCTTGTAATAATTTTTTTAATTTTCTAGCTGCGACATTGCCCCCTCCAATCATTACAACACGTTTATTTTTAATGTTCATCATGACTGGATACATCTTTGTCTTCCTCCTGTTTTTTACTACGGAAAATTTTAGCACTACGTATATAATTTTTATCAGCTACTCCTAATCTGTAATTTACTAAACGTGCAATTACAAAGAAATAATCTGATAAACGATTGATATATTGTAATCCAATCTCGTTTACCGCTTCATCGGCTTCAATAACAGCAACAATACATCTTTCTAAACGTCTTGTCATCGTTCTTGCCATATGGAATAAACCTGCTAAAGAATGTCCTCCTGGAATAATGAAATGTTCCAATTTAGGAGGGATACCCATATAAGCATCAATTTTTTCTTCTAAAAAGGTAACATCTTCTATTTTTTGTTTATATGGTCGTAATTCACGAGGAGTGGCTAAATCACTTCCACAGTCGAATAAATGTTGTTGAATTTCTTCACATTCTTCTGTTAAGTCATTCAACACTTCGTATTGTTTCATTTCTGCTGTTAAATAACCTAAAAAGGAACATAATTCATCCATAGTTCCATATGCTTCAACACGAATATGTGTTTTAGACACACGGTCGCCTCCATATAATCTTGTAAAACCTTTATCTCCGTATTTTGTATAAATTCTCATGCTAATCTTCCTTATTTAAAATCTTATAAATTTGTTCCATATCTAAACTATTACGCAAAATAGTGGCAAGTTTATCATATTCTCTATCTTTAAATTCTTTTATCGTCACTGGTTTTTCTGTAATTGGCTCTAAACCTTTTTTTACACGGATACCATTCAAATAATCTCTTGTCCAATCTAAATTATCAAATACACCATGTAAATATGTTCCTTGCACTTGCCCATTATGCCCAATCGCGCCATCTAGTCGACTTGTTTCTTCACCATTTTGGACAGTTATTGTTGAAAATGGTGTGACACCGTCTGCAATCGTCGTTTCACCCATGTGTATTTCGTATCCTTCTAATACATGTCCATCGTGGTCTGCTTTAACTTGTGTTGTACGTTTCACAGATTTAAAAGTGGTACATGCGTCTAATAATCCTAATCCTTCAATTTCTTCAATAGAGGATTCAACATGTAGAGGATCTGTCATTTTTTTACCTAGTAATTGATAACCACCACAAATGCCAAAAATATGTACATCTTTTTCTAAACAATGTAAAATTTCTTTTTCTAAACCGGATTCTCTTAAATAATGCATATCTTCAATCGTATTTTTACTACCCGGTAAAATCAATAAATCAGGCAAACCAATGGCATCTCCTGGCATCACATAACGTACAGATACGTCTGGTTGAATTTCTAAGCTATGGAAATCTGTAAAATTAGACATACGTTTTAATCCAACAATCGCAACATCTAAATCTTTTTTCGTATCAAAACGTCTACTTTTTTGTACCAATGCAACACTATCTTCACTATCAATATCTAGATGTGCATATGGTACAACACCTAATACTTTTACATTTGTTAAAGATTCAATCATATCAATACCTGATTGAAGTAAGGCAACATCTCCTCTAAATTTATTGATAATGACACCTTTGACACGTTTTCTATCTTCTTCTGGCATAAGTTGAATGGTACCATAAATAGAGGCAAACACACCACCTTTATCAATATCCGCAACTAAGATAACAGGAGCATCTACTAATTTTGCCATACCCATATTCACAATATCTCTGTCATTCAAATTGATTTCAGCCGGACTACCTGCACCTTCTAAAACAATGACATCATTTTCATCACTTAATTGTTCATAAACTTCTTTGATTTTTGGTAATAGTTGTTGCTTAAATTCATGATATTCCACAGCGTCCATATCTGTTAATACTTCACCCATAAAGACAATTTGGGATTTTCTATCAGATGTTGGTTTCAATAAAACAGGATTCATACGTACATCTGGGTCAACACCTGCCGCTTCAGATTGAAACACTTGTGCTCTTCCCATTTCAGCACCTTTTTTTGTAATAAATGAATTCAATGCCATATTTTGAGATTTAAACGGAACAACAGATAAACCATCTTGTTTAAAAATACGACATAATCCAGCAACAATAATACTTTTTCCTGCATCAGATGCTGTCCCTTGAACCATAATTGATTTTGCCATGATGTTCTCCTTTATTTTCAATACATATTCTTTTATTTTACTATTTTTGTGCAAAATGTTCAAAGAACAATGCTTCATTTTTTGCAAGTGGCGTTCCAATAGTTTGATGTAATTTCACAATCCATGGAACAGACAAACCTGCTTCTTTTAATAACGTTGCTTCTTGAAATACTTGATATTTTTCTCCTTGAGTAAGAACCGAGCCTTTTTTAATCACATAGGCATAATCACAGCAATCATACATTAAATCCATATCGTGACTGGATAAAATAATACTTGTTCCTGCTTGAACTAATCGCTGCATTGTTTCATTCATTTTGTCACGTCCTTTTGGATCTAATCCAGCTGTTGGTTCATCCAATAGTAAAAATCTTGGTTGTAAAGCAAGCATCCCTGCAATCGCAACCCGTTTTTTTTGTCCATAACTTAAATATTGAACTGGTTTATCTTGTAAATGCGTAATATCCATTATATCAAGCACTTTAGAAACACGTTCATCAATGACATGTTTGTCATATCCTAAATTTTTTAATGCCATTGCTATATCTTCTTTAACAATCGTATAAAAAATTTGTTGTTCAGGGTTTTGGAAAACCATATTCACTTTTTGACGATAATCGTACAATGCCTTTTTATTTATTGTAATGGGTTGATTATCAAAAATGATTTCTCCTGATTCGGCCTTGAGTAGTCCCATAATCAATTTCATAATCGTTGATTTACCACTTCCATTCATGCCTAAAATACCTGTTATTTTACCTTCTTGGAATGCCATAGACACATGGTGAATGGTTGGAACTTTATCATAAGCAAATGTAACATCATTTAGTTGCAACATGATTGTCAATCCTTTCTGTATTACTCCTGTTCAAATTTCAACGCCAATACATCATTTAATACATCATTATCATGTAATAACTTTATAAACAAAGTATTACATAGTATCCCCCATGCATGATAATTATTTTTAAAGCCTTTAAACGAAAATTTCAGATCTAGCGTATCTCTCATTGTGATAAATTCATATAAAACTAAAAAAATAAAGCGATACATTAAGACAATAATGTCCAATAAAAATGTGGGCACTTTACATTTTTTCATCAACTGAATGAGTTGAGAAAAGGGAACGGTCAACACGAAAAAATAAGTTGACACACATGAACTATACACACGTAATAAAATCTCCAAAGCTAAACGAATACTTTTTTCAGTCATACCAATGTATCCATGAAACGCAGGGATAGAGAAAACAAAAGTATGCATATTTTTTCCGTACGTTAAAACAAATGTCAATAAACTAATAAAAATAAAAGGAATAATAACAAGTTGCCATTTGGCATAAACTGTCCACTTCACACGGGCAATATAGACTGTTATAGGAGCAATTACTCCTATAACAGCTAATTGAACCCACGCTATACCAGAAAAACTGAGTAGTAATAATCCAATATAGATGCACAATTTCTTTTCTGGCGACACATGTTTTAAACGATTTTCATGTGCGTATTTATCAAGCGTTAGCATTTTTAGATTTTCCTCTATTGTAACCAATCACATAGAAGATAATCCCTGCACCAATACTTCCTTGTAATGTAAATAATAAGCTTTCAACTTCACCAGCTGGCTCATATAAAGATTCAAACCATGGCTCATAGTCTGGTTGAACTTCTTTAATGGCTGTTTCTGCTGCATCATCGGTACCACCATATTCAGCATCTTTAGGTGCAAACACAAAAGCACCTAACATTACGCAAACGGCAGCTAAAAGTAAAAGAATGTTTTGTTTTTTCATTTGAATACCCCCGCTTTTTCAACATCGGCTGATGTAATTAAGTTGTATAGGACAACTGTTAATAAACCTTCAACAATCGCAATTGGAATTTGTGTTGTCAAAAAGACTGCCATAAATTTCACAATAGCACCAACAACACCTGTTTCTGCATCAGGGAAAACTAATCCTAATTGAACAGATGTAACAAAATATGTTGCGATGTCTGCAACAAACGCACATAAAAATAAAGATATACGTGTTGATACATTCATTTTTAACGCTAATTTATAGACAGCATAACCAACAAAAGGTCCTACAATCGCCATTGAAAATGCATTTGCACCTAATGTCGTTAACCCACCATGAGCAAGCAATAGCGCTTGGAATAATAAACAAATCGTTCCTAAAACACTAATAACACTAGGTCCAAACATCGCTGTTCCTAATCCAACACCAGTTGGATGTGACGTTGAGCCTGTAACAGAGGGAATTTTTAAGGCTGATAAAATAAAAATAAATGCTCCAGATAATGCCAACATTGTTTTATTTTTCGGATTTTCTGCTACAATTTTTTTCATTTGAACTAAACCTAAAATGAAAAATGGAATAAATACAATAAACCAAATACCTGCCCATAAAGGTGGTAAATAGCCTTCCATAATATGCATTGCATGAGCTGATTGTGATGAAATCAACATAAATAAAACAATCAAGGCGGAAAACATCACAATGTTTTTTACTGATTTTTTCATACTTCTTCTCCTTTGTTTGTCACAGAACATTTCTAAAAAAACGGTTACACTCCTTTCTTGAAAAAATTGAAACATCCCACAACTTTTTTTATGTTTAACACATAATGTGTTAAATAATAAACACATGGAACAAAAGAATAGATAAATGACCTATCTATTCTTTTGTATATATCATTAAAGTGGATTTTTCTTTACAATCATTGTTGTAAAGTAACTTAGTTTTTCATCCACAGAAAGATTTCTAACACCTTTTAACTCTGTTTGTTTATCCATTGTTGCGTTGCTTACTAAAAATGTATTATCCAATAACTCATATTTTTCCAATAATGGTAAAACTACGGATAAATGATTTGCCACTTTCATCAAAACAATCGTTTCATGATGACGTAATGCGGCTTCTATTTTGTCATGTCCTGCTGTTGCTGGAACAACGGCAAAAGATTCTTCATCCATTGTTAATGGTTGCCCTAAGAATGACGCAATACTTGAAAAAGACGTAATTCCAGGTATCGTTTGTGTATCAATATCATCTTTGACAATATCCAATAAATAACTGTATGTGCTGTATACCATTGGATCACCCAATGTAATGAAACCTACATTTTTACCGGCTTTCACATCTTCCACAATTTCTTGGGCAATTTGTTCCCACTGCCCTTGTTTTTCTTCTTTTGCTCGAACCATTGGAAAATGTCTTTGTTTAATTTCTAAATCACTTTTAATATATGGTTCAGCTATTGTTAATGCTAAACTTTTTGCACCTTTTTTTGCTTCAGGTGTGTATAAAATATCTAAATCATGAATTAAGCGACTTGCTTTTATTGTCACTAATTCACTATCTCCTGGTCCAACACCAATTCCGTAAAATTTCGCCATATTTTCTCCTATTATGCAATCACATCTAATAAATGTTGAATATATAATTGTTGTATTTCTTTATATTCACCTAAACCAATCAAGTGGGCTGTGACTGTATATCCTTTTTTACTAAAATATGTATACCATGAATCTTCTTCATCAGAAGCCATATCATTTGTTGCATGATCCCCAGCAACTAACATAAATGGTGCTAAATGAACGTGTTTTACATTTGTTTGTCTTAATCGTTCTTCAATCAATTCAACATCAGGATAACTTTCGACAGCTCCTACATAAACAGGTTCATTCATTAACATGTGATCGATGGCAGCATAAGATGTGAAAGCATAGTGTTGACTTCCGTGTCCCATTAACACCGTTGCCGTTTCTTCTCCAAATTGACCATATTTATCTAATAAAATACGTTTGATAGCTTCATAATCTTCAATACTGCTTAATAAAGGTTTGGCAATTTTTAATACATCAAATTTATCTTCAAATTGAATCGCTTGTACCAATACTTTTTCATATTCATCACCTAAAATCATATGCAATGGTTGTACATAAACTTCCGTAACACCTTCTTGATACATTCTTTCCAATGCTTGTGCCACTGTATCAATGTGCAAATCTTCTTGTTTTAAAATACGTCTAATAACAATATTTGATGTGAATGCACGATATACTTTATATTCAGAAAATTGATGTTGAATGGCATTTTCACAAGCTTCAATTGTTTTTTTTCTTGTTTCTGGGAATGTTGTCCCAAAACTCACAACTAAAATGGCTTTAGTCATGTCTATCCCTCCCTAATTTAAAATACGTTCACATGTTTTGACAATAGATAAAATAGTCGGTTCATCTGTTTCAACAATTGTTGTAAATCCTGCTTTCTCAACCACTTTTCTTGTCATTTCTCCCATAACAATCACTGGTTTTTCTTTTAAAGAAACATCAACTTGTTCACTTACAGCAACCAATGTTTGTGCTGCAACTGAATTTGGTAAACAAATAACATCAAGGTCTTGCCAATTATCAGATAGAACGGCATGATCAAATGTCACATCATGTGTTTCTAAAGCTATAATGTCTTTGAATACTTCAGTCATTGCTTCATGTTTTTCTTTATCAACAAGTGCAATAAATTGTTCTTGTTTATTGTTTAGAGCATCCACTAGCATTGCATCATCAAACTGATTAACAGATAAGTCCACTAAAACACCTGTTTCTTTGACAGCTTTTAATGTATGATGTCCTAATGTATAAATATGTTTGTCTTGTAATGAACGAATATCCTTACCTTGCGATACTAATTCAGTTAAGAAATATTTCCAACTATGTGCGTCTGTGACGAATAAACCATTAACTTTGTCTAAATCAGGTAATGTAAAGTGTTGTTTTAAGAACGTATTTCTTGCTGGGAACGTATAAACACTAGCACCCGCATCTTTTAATAATTTTGGCAATTTACCTGTTTCAGATTGTTGAATTAACACACGTTTACCAAATAAAGCGAGTGCTTCATGGAAATTCAAATCATCTTTAAACGCAACAACTTGACCAATCACAATAACACTTGGTGCTTTAAATTGATGCTCTGATACAAGGGATACAATTGTTTCCAGCGTTCCTTTAATAGAACGTTGTTGTGGGTGTGTTCCCCATTCAACAATACCAACAGGCGTTTCTTTATCAAATCCTCTTGTCACAAGTTCTGTTACAATATTGTTTAAATTTTTCATTCCCATTAAAAAGACGAGTGTTCCTTTTAATTGAGAAATAGCATCCCAGTTCAATGCTTCATTTTCATCTTGTAAATGACCTGTAATTATGTGGAAACTTGTTGCTATATCACGATAAGTAATTGGAATACCTGCGTATGTTAATCCTGCAATAGCAGATGTCACACCTGGTACAACTTCAAAAGGAATACCTGCCTCTTTTAAAGCAATGCCTTCTTCTCCACCTCTACCAAAAACATAAGGATCGCCACTCTTTAAACGGACAACATGTTTTCCTTCTTTTGCTTTTTCGATTAAAATTGCTTCAATATCACGTTGTTTCACACAAGGCATGTTTGGTGCTTTACCAACATCAATTTTTTCACTTGTAGGTTTTACGTGTTGTAGAAGTGCTTGATTGACTAATCTATCATACA contains:
- a CDS encoding cob(I)yrinic acid a,c-diamide adenosyltransferase encodes the protein MRIYTKYGDKGFTRLYGGDRVSKTHIRVEAYGTMDELCSFLGYLTAEMKQYEVLNDLTEECEEIQQHLFDCGSDLATPRELRPYKQKIEDVTFLEEKIDAYMGIPPKLEHFIIPGGHSLAGLFHMARTMTRRLERCIVAVIEADEAVNEIGLQYINRLSDYFFVIARLVNYRLGVADKNYIRSAKIFRSKKQEEDKDVSSHDEH
- a CDS encoding cobyric acid synthase, giving the protein MAKSIMVQGTASDAGKSIIVAGLCRIFKQDGLSVVPFKSQNMALNSFITKKGAEMGRAQVFQSEAAGVDPDVRMNPVLLKPTSDRKSQIVFMGEVLTDMDAVEYHEFKQQLLPKIKEVYEQLSDENDVIVLEGAGSPAEINLNDRDIVNMGMAKLVDAPVILVADIDKGGVFASIYGTIQLMPEEDRKRVKGVIINKFRGDVALLQSGIDMIESLTNVKVLGVVPYAHLDIDSEDSVALVQKSRRFDTKKDLDVAIVGLKRMSNFTDFHSLEIQPDVSVRYVMPGDAIGLPDLLILPGSKNTIEDMHYLRESGLEKEILHCLEKDVHIFGICGGYQLLGKKMTDPLHVESSIEEIEGLGLLDACTTFKSVKRTTQVKADHDGHVLEGYEIHMGETTIADGVTPFSTITVQNGEETSRLDGAIGHNGQVQGTYLHGVFDNLDWTRDYLNGIRVKKGLEPITEKPVTIKEFKDREYDKLATILRNSLDMEQIYKILNKED
- a CDS encoding ATP-binding cassette domain-containing protein — translated: MLQLNDVTFAYDKVPTIHHVSMAFQEGKITGILGMNGSGKSTIMKLIMGLLKAESGEIIFDNQPITINKKALYDYRQKVNMVFQNPEQQIFYTIVKEDIAMALKNLGYDKHVIDERVSKVLDIMDITHLQDKPVQYLSYGQKKRVAIAGMLALQPRFLLLDEPTAGLDPKGRDKMNETMQRLVQAGTSIILSSHDMDLMYDCCDYAYVIKKGSVLTQGEKYQVFQEATLLKEAGLSVPWIVKLHQTIGTPLAKNEALFFEHFAQK
- the cbiQ gene encoding cobalt ECF transporter T component CbiQ; translated protein: MLTLDKYAHENRLKHVSPEKKLCIYIGLLLLSFSGIAWVQLAVIGVIAPITVYIARVKWTVYAKWQLVIIPFIFISLLTFVLTYGKNMHTFVFSIPAFHGYIGMTEKSIRLALEILLRVYSSCVSTYFFVLTVPFSQLIQLMKKCKVPTFLLDIIVLMYRFIFLVLYEFITMRDTLDLKFSFKGFKNNYHAWGILCNTLFIKLLHDNDVLNDVLALKFEQE
- a CDS encoding energy-coupling factor ABC transporter substrate-binding protein, which translates into the protein MKKQNILLLLAAVCVMLGAFVFAPKDAEYGGTDDAAETAIKEVQPDYEPWFESLYEPAGEVESLLFTLQGSIGAGIIFYVIGYNRGKSKNANA
- a CDS encoding energy-coupling factor ABC transporter permease, encoding MKKSVKNIVMFSALIVLFMLISSQSAHAMHIMEGYLPPLWAGIWFIVFIPFFILGLVQMKKIVAENPKNKTMLALSGAFIFILSALKIPSVTGSTSHPTGVGLGTAMFGPSVISVLGTICLLFQALLLAHGGLTTLGANAFSMAIVGPFVGYAVYKLALKMNVSTRISLFLCAFVADIATYFVTSVQLGLVFPDAETGVVGAIVKFMAVFLTTQIPIAIVEGLLTVVLYNLITSADVEKAGVFK
- a CDS encoding cobalt-factor II C(20)-methyltransferase — its product is MAKFYGIGVGPGDSELVTIKASRLIHDLDILYTPEAKKGAKSLALTIAEPYIKSDLEIKQRHFPMVRAKEEKQGQWEQIAQEIVEDVKAGKNVGFITLGDPMVYSTYSYLLDIVKDDIDTQTIPGITSFSSIASFLGQPLTMDEESFAVVPATAGHDKIEAALRHHETIVLMKVANHLSVVLPLLEKYELLDNTFLVSNATMDKQTELKGVRNLSVDEKLSYFTTMIVKKNPL
- a CDS encoding sirohydrochlorin cobaltochelatase, translating into MTKAILVVSFGTTFPETRKKTIEACENAIQHQFSEYKVYRAFTSNIVIRRILKQEDLHIDTVAQALERMYQEGVTEVYVQPLHMILGDEYEKVLVQAIQFEDKFDVLKIAKPLLSSIEDYEAIKRILLDKYGQFGEETATVLMGHGSQHYAFTSYAAIDHMLMNEPVYVGAVESYPDVELIEERLRQTNVKHVHLAPFMLVAGDHATNDMASDEEDSWYTYFSKKGYTVTAHLIGLGEYKEIQQLYIQHLLDVIA
- the cobA gene encoding uroporphyrinogen-III C-methyltransferase, whose amino-acid sequence is MSGLVTLLGAGPGDEELVTVKGLRRLKEADVVVYDRLVNQALLQHVKPTSEKIDVGKAPNMPCVKQRDIEAILIEKAKEGKHVVRLKSGDPYVFGRGGEEGIALKEAGIPFEVVPGVTSAIAGLTYAGIPITYRDIATSFHIITGHLQDENEALNWDAISQLKGTLVFLMGMKNLNNIVTELVTRGFDKETPVGIVEWGTHPQQRSIKGTLETIVSLVSEHQFKAPSVIVIGQVVAFKDDLNFHEALALFGKRVLIQQSETGKLPKLLKDAGASVYTFPARNTFLKQHFTLPDLDKVNGLFVTDAHSWKYFLTELVSQGKDIRSLQDKHIYTLGHHTLKAVKETGVLVDLSVNQFDDAMLVDALNNKQEQFIALVDKEKHEAMTEVFKDIIALETHDVTFDHAVLSDNWQDLDVICLPNSVAAQTLVAVSEQVDVSLKEKPVIVMGEMTRKVVEKAGFTTIVETDEPTILSIVKTCERILN